In the genome of Lathyrus oleraceus cultivar Zhongwan6 chromosome 4, CAAS_Psat_ZW6_1.0, whole genome shotgun sequence, the window tcaaataaagatagccacatccaagctttagccactccatgatcttcttcaaattagcccatgtaacagatgaattccacaagtcacaagttcaaaataacagcttcacaatgatcatgttgcagatgaactcaaagggatcttgaatgattTATCAGATGAAGTTCCAAATTGCAAGCCCTTGGTTTCACAAAAAAGTTGGCATcggccaagtcctttagcataagaatgttgcctaagttctaagtccatttgtccaagatcaagccaacagtccacacaaaagtttttagggtttttgttattattatgtacattaatggtcaaagaccacacaaacaagcaaagtatacacaaacattatatatcacacaatatggtccaaatggacaaagtgaaaattgcattaatataaataattagaatggtatgaataatggcaaatgaataaagactaaaattaaatgacattaaagtaaatgacttaaaattaaaagttagttgttaatgagttagaagttagtattgtttttctttttcttttcatttttaagtcattctttggagaacactcaacccacttatcacaagcatgggtccttgagccaagacatcttccaaagaaaggaaaaatggtcaagtttccacataataccatgaaagaagggagacttacaatctcactaactagaatgctatgccttttgtgtcacaaatttagtgctatgttaagcaatcgtgatttgacttatgtagaagtcacaactatttgaggttgggcaatagaatttttgtgttaatgcatgtttgagacatagtataatggactatgctcatgaaacataccacacacaaaaagaatatgtaaaagaggtggcctaatctcatccatactcatgttgatttttcaatcaactagctttaggactttgagatatcatagaccaaatgagatgaatgcataaataaggggaatgagatgaagagggaggggaatggatcaaaacttAAATTGGTCTGAGGAGGAgttttaccaaattaatatcatccattcattttgggagatggaatgtacattccatcaaatccctaaatccaatgatattaacttgacaaagtcaaatcaaccttgaccaaggcccaataacaagagtcaaactcaaacaagtcatcacaattggtcaacacaattaattggcatttattcaaattaaaaggactaaaataatacatttaaattaaatatggtttgtcaaattcctaaaaccttatcaaaacaccaaagaaatggccatgagatttatcataggtcaaacaaggtcaaacgaccttggagaaaaaatttcagaatttttaaagacttaaaagtatttttaaacaattagaaataattataaaatcaattaaatcataaaaaatattaataatgatccaaaaaataattttaattcagaatatgaaagaggaatttatttgaaattttttggtgaaactctcatattttttggatcagtattaaaattaatatgaattaatgaaaataaaaggattaaaataaaaatcagaaaatatgaaaaaacgtgagccaccttatctccctcattaattgaggtggcatatcaatTGGCCTagaacgcgcgttccatgatgcactgcaatcaacgcggcataggcttggtaatcacaatggacaCATGAGATTAAAAGATTTTAAAacagatcaatggctctgaacacttccagcgcatcgccagagtccaaaggtcggtcatcttcgccgatgaccctggccgaactggttcactcatcaccattaagaaaatgaaaaaggaggacatgatctgaaagaaaaaatggcgtagagcacgaatctgacctcaaagcaactgaggagttgaattttgaggtgtgtcaactgagttgcttcgatttgacctcaaagcaacttaataTTCTTGTCTACAgtggtaggacttcagacaaccaaagatccaagagaattgagagagaatcaaagagatgaagttttctgaaaattacctttaatgttatgcagttcttgatgttgcttgctccaaacatgatctgatcacacttgagaagctagcaggaagtgattagagaggttgcaaggctttggatcctggagttcttgaatctccaacagttgagattcaaactcaattttcaaattgaaatttctcaggttttcctttagaatgagagggtttcaatgggaggcaaagctggcgcacaaaAGGTTGTTCAAGTGAGCTCAGAAGCATGttatttatagccaaatggaatgatatttgcacacttcaaaatatgtccaaaattagcaatgtcagtggcatgagtgcatgggcatgtgcaggccatgcagcaatgcaaaaaggtccaaaatgattccaattgaagtctgaatggaagcttgattagcaaggcaaagtgaactgaagttttgaagtttgattctttccaattatgcagccctgttaaagccacgagcagacctagcaaacctcatccaaaatgcatgaacttgggttctttagAAAGAatggatcaaggggaacaagtttgatgttcaacaattttttatttggagcttggaacatggagaattttgaggtggaagtttggaaatttcaacatgttgaaattgtttctaagtgtcaagccatatatctcaatattccaccttgcttaactttttatgtgagcgtcaaatgagaaaagtgtcttcataaaagttgtatatatttcaaataACATCAAAATGGTCACCATTTTCATGTCATTTGGttttagaatgatagagttatgcatttttgaagtttggaaaaatgACTTGTTCAAcggtataggtcaaaaatgacctataatgtaacctcatatcacatgctcataaaagttgaattagctctcactccaaacataatagttgaagtagatatcttgaattttattgtgcaacttggaaatctttcatcttataaaaagTGAGAatgttatggccttgggaagttgactttcaaattagggtttagacaaaatgacctataatgttttgaacATACAAAATGATTTTCCcagaaaaaatagctctaggtatcaacatgaaagttgtttggaatgtcatttagagtagattttatcttggaataattttcatgtggcgaaaattgtaggagatagggtctagggagacccagttttgatcagatgaattcatctggccaaccaccatcaaccaacttgctaaccttcaattcttttgactttcttggctcatggtagatcatatatgcataagatgatgaattttgaagtgtcccttgagaaatttgatcaattggtgagatatcttgttggagaagttactcaagatactcagtaaaactagggtttccaaggcaaatcacttccaaactcttgaagaacacttgatcaatatgacatgtagagatcaatggaacttatatatgatgatcataaccattcttggatcagttcatggttgtgctctttgtcatgagggtctcaaaccctagatatgaacttgataaatcaatggagatcatgccctacctacaaagggGTTAGGCAGATACAAAGAtgtatttttggtattttggttagtaaaatgctaaaatacaagtatgatacaattaaaaagtgcttggtgatctctcccataacaaacccaatgaaagaggggtgaagaggatgccaaggtatgatcccaatgctaatgcttatgatgaaattgcatgagggatcttagggtaaaaattgaGGTCTCACACCCACTTCCCAATTCGACTGTGCAAAATTGGTTTGGATAACATATGTTTAATGATGTCGaaatgagatgaaacataaacatcaacaagttttatataatgcttcaactttgtacaagagaaatacaagcataaacacaatttttaaactatgttatacctagtttttgcatcatttaagaccctactgaggtagtagatggctctttcgacgccGTTATCTTCCTCTTGAGCTAACATGCTCCCTAAAGTCTTGTCAGATGCAGATATGTACAATCTCAAACTCTTATTAGGTGGTGTCAAGATTGGTGGATGACTCAAGTATTCTTTAATTTTATCGAATGCTTCTTGTTGAGCCTGCCCCCATTCGAATCCTTCCTTGTTTAGTCAAAGTAATGGTGAAAGAGCTTGCGCCTTCccactaaggtttgagatgaATCTCCTCGGGAAATTGATCTTGCCCAGTAGTGACTGCAATTATTTCTTTATTAATGGTgctttcgcctccattatggccttggtcttattctggtttatttcaATTCCGCTtttgtggaccacaaagcctaagaaatcccCAGCATGCACACAAAAAGTGTATTTTAGAGGATTCATTTTCAAACCATGTCTTCTCATCCTTTTTAAGGACCATCGAAGATGGTCTATATGGTTCTTCCCTGAAACATACTTAATGACAATATCATCTATGTATATTTGCATAAAAGTCTCTATAAAATCATGGAAGATCGATTTCATTGCTCTCTGGTAGGTTGCCCTagcatttttcaaaccaaaaggcatcaccaccCATTCCTAGGTACCTAAGGATCCAGGACATCGAAATGCTGTTTTTGGGACATCCTCTTCTGCAATAAacatttgattatatccagaataTCCATTGAACATGCTAAGATATTCATAGCCTGCAGCAGAATCAACTAGCATTTCTGCCACTAGCATtgaatattcatcctttggggttgTAACATTTAAATCTCTAAAGTCTATGCAAACCCTCAAAGTACCATTCTTTTTAATAACAGACAAAATATTAGTTAACCACTCGACATACTTGGCTGTACGAATGAAGTTACAACGAAGAAGCCTTTCgacctcctctttgatctttgAGAGTATTGCTGGTGCAAATCGCCTTGGGTTCTGCTTGATGGTCTTCTTTCCAAGCTTTATTGGCAGCTTCAATTCGACCAGATCTCTGCtcaaaccaggcatctcgtcATAGTCCCACACGAAACTGTCTTTGAACTCCTTCAACAACTGAACTACTTCGACTTTTAGTTGAGGGTTGATATTGGAGCTAATGTAAGTTGGCCTCTTTATCAATCCCTCTCCCAAGTCTATTTCATCAAGTCGATCTTAAGCCAGCATTTTAACATTTGTTGCCAGCGGATCCTTCTCGAAACCCAAAGGCTCATCATCATAGATAGCGTCGAGCCTATGGCCTTGGTTTTCGTTTTGAACCTTATTAGATGGCATTGGATCAAAGTCCTTTCCAAGACCTATTTGATGAGAATCTTCActggcttcgacaaccatgttttttacttcggcctctaaggccaattgctgcttgttttcggctatgtaagccgaaATCCTTTTTAGTGTTGCAAACTCAGTCATCAGCACTGAATTCGCTTCCCCAACCTGTGGGTTCAATTTCTGATGCTCCTAAGTACCCAAAGTCGTCTTCTCCCACCACTTCTCTATCCCAGCGAAAGCCATTGTAAGGGTGCAACGATAGGGAACAGTAAGCATTATCGTCAGGAGTGAAAGTAAAATCGGCCGAATCACATGGAGCGATATTGGCCAAATGCTTGTCGAACTGGCGTATGTCGGTATGATTGATAGGGGTTTTGAAGTACCCTTGATCTGCTTCTATATTCTCCACAATACCATCTGGACACCATATGATAATTCGTTGGTTCATTAAGGATGGCACAACCCCGACCCCATGTATCCATTGCCTTCCAAGTAACATATTATAGTTGGCCTTCGTCTCCATAATCATAAACATTGTGGATCTTGTGACCGTTCCTACGGTTAACTCGACCTGGATAACACCAAGGGTGGAACCCACTTTACCCTCATAATTGTTAAGCACCATATTGTGAGGTTTGGCATCAGTGTCGTACTTGCCAATTTTCCTCAGCATGTGATGTAGAATCAAGTTCACGGTCGCGCCGCAGGCCATTAAGATTTTATTAATGGGGACATCTTAGACCTTCCCAGTAATGAAAAGAGGCTTAAGATGACTCTTCATAGCCTCGTTTGGCCTCTCGAAGAAGGCATTTTGCTCATCGACGCAACCATTATTCATCATGTAGTAGCATACTGGCTTATGAGCAGCCATTTCTCTTTCCATAATATTGTCGGTATCTTCGACCTCTGTGATTCGGTCGAACTCCTAGGCATCATAGACACAACACTGACTAAAATATCTAAAGAAGCCTCAGATCCTGAGTCGAAATTATCTGTTAACATTTCGTATTCAACAACCATTTAATCATATCTTTCTCTGGACGCCTCTGGTGGattattgaattttattttgtCGAAGCCTAAGTCTTCCTTTTGTCTCGCAGGCACATTGGTGCTAGACTCAGCTTTGTCTTTTTCACTAGCATCCCTCTGGGCTTTCCTCCTCCTCTACTCCCTTCTCCATTGAGACCTCGTCATGGGGTTTTCCCTTTATAATTTTCAGAGACATGAGAGGTTTTCTTGTCGGCCTAAAATTCCCTACGGTAAGCTAATGACGAACCTCTATCGACTTCGAAGCTCTGCCATTTCCCTTGGTGGCATTTCCTGCCATCTACTGGCTTTACCCACTTCCCATTTGAAGCTTCAACACTTGGTTTGAAAGAAATGGGTTTAGTAGCAGGACCTTTTCGCTTTGCTTCACCAAGTTTCTCCATCAGCCGTCTTGGACCATAGTATCTCCTTGGGTCGAAAGCCCTTATGGGATGAACAACTTATTAATCTTGAAAAGCTTTGTGAGCCCCTTGGTATTTCGCCCTCCTTACTCCCTCGAGGTTTTGGGCCGCCTTCTTGTCGAACACAACATTGCACCAGGGGTACAACATGACTTCTGAATGCTTCTTCTGGCACATTCGAAGGAAATCAGACAGCGTTTCATCCTCTTTGGCAAGGAGATTTTATTATATTCTTCCTGCTGACACTAATTGTCAACTTCCATGGAGGTCTCCTAGGATATATCGACCATATTAACCTCCATGTTGACATCTTCAATGATGTCCAACTTTTGGAATTATAATTGAAGGCCCTCAATGGCCTTATCTATCTTCACGAAACCATCAGCAGTTTCCTTGGTGACTATCATCAGATTAGAATCTTCAGTGACTCCAGCGTTGAATACATTATCGCTCTTGTTGGAGGCATCTCCCACAACTTCCTGAATAAATTCATTAAAATATTCCTGATCAAGATGTTCAGAAATCCTAGCCATGACAGGTTCATTGATGAAGTCTTCAGTAACTTCAGTCATGTTGAAATCGTTAGTGACTTTGACCAGGTTCACTTCCTCTGGCTCTGTATACTGGGCATCAACCACTTGCAGAGGATCGGAGTCGATCTTCATATGGCTCAGAGGTTTATCTCCAAACTTGAGTCTCCCTTCTTGGATGGCATTATacacaagatccctgaaaagaaaacattgagatGTTTTATAAACTAGAAAACCATGGTACTTGCAAAAccctcttttctttctttgttctaaaggaAGCACTTTGGCACTCGGGGGTACTATCATTTGACCATCCTTAACTAACAAATCAaagatttcgtcacattttgTAAGGTCGAAAGTGTAAGTTTTATTAGTAAATTTATCATTCTTTTCTGGTTCAATAGGGTTTTTTCCATTCGACGGGGCCAAAACCTTACACGCGTAAGGTGGCCCTTGCTTCAATTCAGCAAGGTCAATTTCATTTTCGTCGAAGTCTGAAGGCCCGTTACAAGACCCTTCATCATCATTGCTAAAATATACATAGGCTAGtcttttattcttatttgctctATCCTTTTCTTCCTTCAAGCATTCTAATTGTCAAACCCTATCATCCAgttgggccatatctctcaaataCTGGGTATCTAACTTCTTCCTAATAGAATAGTCAAGGCCGCAAACAATCATTTCGACCAGTTCATGCTCTGGAACTTGCTTAAAACACCTAGCTTTGAGTAATCGAAACCTATTCagat includes:
- the LOC127136513 gene encoding uncharacterized protein LOC127136513; this translates as MVNRNQKADNVIRQIRHDDMAAYNNLAAMVKRIMVRNGINFGLRRPNYTSPLSEYILKAEAPPRTKIPKFIKFSGDTTESTIEHVARYLIEVGDILNNESLRIKFFPSSLIKNSFAWFTILPQSSIHTWNQLERMFHEQFYMGQMKISLKELASIKRKFNEPIDDYLNRFRLLKARCFKQVPEHELVEMIVCGLDYSIRKKLDTHNDDEGSCNGPSDFDENEIDLAELKQGPPYACKVLAPSNGKNPIEPEKNDKFTNKTYTFDLTKCDEIFDLLVKDGQMIVPPSAKVLPLEQRKKRGFCKYHGFLVYKTSQCFLFRDLVYNAIQEGRLKFGDKPLSHMKIDSDPLQVVDAQYTEPEEVNLVKVTNDFNMTEVTEDFINEPVMARISEHLDQEYFNEFIQEVVGDASNKSDNVFNAGVTEDSNLMIVTKETADGFVKIDKAIEGLQL